One segment of Chelmon rostratus isolate fCheRos1 chromosome 17, fCheRos1.pri, whole genome shotgun sequence DNA contains the following:
- the pih1d1 gene encoding PIH1 domain-containing protein 1 isoform X5 — protein sequence MTTDSSLLNSELELQQQEELYQQLLLETMGKMQADNPDSKVIRPQPGMCVKTLSEPGKEKVFINICQSNSVPLPPELSREELVELLQSEDPSGYRVPMSLGEPHTEMDNSSQGCTAYDVVINQEFFQKCQKDPLFQQFVILVSLEGLENKYNLELSRDWKVLKNRKFLGSVSEQNIRTKSRPVIQELPPQESSTAAARRPEFTLLVEPPAGDPEFLIAEIKLPGMTSSRSLVLDVGEDRLVLTARPSLFHLDIFHPLLVDQENSVAQYNNSTQILTVTMPVVSS from the exons ATGACGACAGATTCCTCACTCCTCAACTCCGAGCTGgagttacagcagcaggaggagctctatcaacagctgctgttggag ACAATGGGAAAGATGCAGGCTGACAATCCAGACTCCAAAGTAATCCGACCACAACCTG gAATGTGTGTGAAGACTCTCTCAGAGCCGGGCAAGGAGAAGGTCTTCATCAACATCTGTCAGTCGAACTCAGTCCCACTGCCACCAGAACTGTCCAGAGAGGAGCTCGTGGAGCTGCTCCAGTCGGAGGATCCCAGCGGTTACAGAGTTCCCATGAGCCTTGGCGAGCCACACACAGAAATGGACAACA gcTCTCAGGGTTGCACAGCGTATGATGTGGTCATCAACCAGGAGTTCTTCCAAAAGTGCCAG AAGGATCCATTATTCCAGCAGTTTGTCATTCTGGTGTCTTTAGAGGGTTTAGAGAACAAATACAATCTGGAGCTAAGTcgag ACTGGAAGGTGCTGAAGAACCGAAAGTTCTTGGGTTCTGTTAGCGAGCAGAACATCCGGACGAAGAGCAGGCCGGTGATCCAAGAGCTGCCGCCTCA GGAGAGCTCCACTGCTGCAGCCAGAAG ACCAGAGTTCACCTTGCTTGTGGAGCCCCCTGCTGGGGACCCTGAGTTCCTCATTGCAGAAATAAAACTGCCTGGGatg ACGTCGTCCCGCTCTTTGGTCCTTGATGTCGGAGAGGACCGACTGGTGTTGACGGCTCGGCCCTCGCTCTTCCATCTCGACATCTTCCATCCCCTCCTCGTCGACCAGGAGAACAGCGTGGCTCAATACAACAACAGCACTCAg ATCCTCACTGTCACCATGCCTGTGGTGTCTTCATGA